In one window of Cetobacterium ceti DNA:
- a CDS encoding head maturation protease, ClpP-related, giving the protein MNKVFNLYKTGTKKATILIYGVVGDVFSEEGISEKKIAEELLEYGDLDEITVRINSPGGSVTSGIAIYNALKNNKAKKIVEIDGLCGSIATVIAMCGDKRIMNSATTFMIHNPLTMAFGSKKELEKSIERLEQIKNDVIEIYNSVTNLGKEKLEKMMDDETYLSPEEALENGFITEINKNVDKNITNYIQEYLNYRNIHKEKEEEEKMTKEELKAKFPDVYNEIMEEGEKTGGQRERERLKKLDEFSNSEIVNKFENIDAIIQDAKYVNVKSFEEISSSILLGKIKIQGKEEKKKEEIDPLNFAHRIEDALNLGEIEGSAKPGEDDRRNAFLKAFNEI; this is encoded by the coding sequence GGGGATGTATTTTCAGAAGAAGGAATTTCTGAAAAAAAAATAGCTGAAGAACTTTTAGAATATGGAGATTTAGATGAAATAACAGTAAGAATAAATTCTCCAGGAGGATCAGTAACATCAGGAATTGCTATATATAACGCTTTAAAAAATAATAAAGCTAAAAAAATAGTTGAAATAGATGGGCTTTGTGGGTCTATTGCTACAGTTATAGCTATGTGCGGAGACAAAAGAATAATGAACTCGGCAACAACATTCATGATACACAACCCATTAACGATGGCATTTGGAAGTAAAAAAGAGCTGGAAAAATCAATAGAAAGATTAGAACAAATAAAAAATGATGTAATAGAAATTTATAACTCTGTTACAAATTTAGGAAAAGAAAAACTAGAAAAAATGATGGATGATGAAACATATTTAAGTCCAGAAGAAGCTTTAGAGAATGGCTTTATAACTGAAATAAATAAAAATGTTGATAAAAATATAACTAATTATATTCAGGAATATCTAAATTATAGAAATATTCATAAAGAGAAAGAAGAGGAGGAAAAAATGACAAAAGAGGAATTAAAAGCAAAGTTTCCTGATGTTTACAATGAAATAATGGAAGAGGGAGAAAAGACAGGTGGACAAAGAGAAAGAGAAAGACTAAAAAAGCTTGATGAATTTTCAAATAGTGAAATCGTTAATAAATTTGAAAATATAGATGCAATAATTCAAGATGCAAAATATGTTAATGTGAAAAGTTTTGAAGAAATTTCAAGTTCAATTCTGCTTGGTAAAATAAAAATTCAAGGAAAAGAAGAAAAGAAAAAAGAAGAAATAGATCCATTAAATTTTGCACATAGAATCGAAGATGCTTTAAATTTAGGAGAAATAGAGGGATCTGCAAAGCCAGGTGAAGATGACAGAAGGAATGCTTTTTTAAAAGCGTTTAACGAAATATAA
- a CDS encoding major capsid protein, translated as MDQRTLILALKQTKAPELFLYNLLIGAEKCEKTEKFEIQTKSASRTRVPLVGRRENGKLIKSESYYQSLYKPGIMKPYKPISEDSLLAQKFGQDAYGTPASYTNMQLKGLKSDLLELKEIGLRTKLWMLSQLLVTGTLPTDKTEGISFGELNETIMTGSEKWSDPTAPIISQLRQSQLKIQQNTGMVVDHLIVTPDVVEHLLANNGVKEAMKSTTGHLFVFDPEKIGDNTAYIGFIPELNLRIFSYMDWTAEEGEVEQPLLPPGTALLLRKKSFRVHYAALAIRKKAGQSKTLIQASEYTKVEYGTKDEEDDVLRYYSAPLIIPVDAQGWALLKVLGE; from the coding sequence ATGGATCAAAGAACATTAATATTAGCATTAAAACAAACTAAAGCACCGGAGTTATTTTTATATAACTTATTAATAGGAGCTGAAAAATGTGAAAAGACAGAAAAATTTGAAATTCAAACTAAAAGCGCATCAAGAACTAGAGTTCCATTAGTTGGAAGAAGAGAAAATGGAAAATTAATAAAATCTGAATCATATTATCAATCTTTATATAAACCTGGAATAATGAAACCGTATAAACCAATAAGTGAAGACAGTTTATTAGCACAAAAATTTGGTCAAGATGCTTATGGAACTCCAGCTTCATATACAAATATGCAGCTAAAAGGACTTAAAAGTGATTTGTTAGAACTTAAAGAAATTGGATTAAGAACAAAACTATGGATGTTATCTCAATTGTTAGTTACAGGAACTCTTCCAACAGATAAAACAGAGGGGATTTCATTTGGAGAATTAAATGAGACTATAATGACAGGCTCAGAAAAATGGTCTGATCCTACAGCACCTATTATTAGTCAATTAAGACAAAGTCAATTGAAAATTCAACAAAATACAGGAATGGTTGTTGACCACTTGATTGTAACACCTGATGTCGTAGAACACTTACTTGCAAATAATGGTGTTAAAGAAGCAATGAAAAGCACAACAGGACATCTATTTGTATTTGATCCAGAAAAAATTGGAGACAATACAGCATATATAGGGTTTATTCCTGAACTTAATTTAAGAATATTCTCATATATGGATTGGACCGCTGAAGAAGGAGAAGTTGAACAACCACTGTTACCGCCAGGTACGGCTCTTTTATTGAGAAAGAAAAGTTTTAGAGTACATTATGCAGCTCTAGCTATCAGAAAGAAGGCTGGACAATCTAAAACATTAATCCAAGCGTCAGAATACACCAAAGTTGAATATGGGACTAAAGATGAAGAAGATGATGTATTAAGATATTATTCTGCGCCATTAATTATTCCAGTTGATGCACAAGGATGGGCTTTATTAAAAGTATTAGGAGAGTAG
- a CDS encoding phage tail protein: protein MVEISERNLKEAKELLSGIKNGMEKATSRAINHTTSKAKTKIKRLVSKGYYIKQSDIDKTLKVKKASWHNPFSTITSRSGVLTLDKFRVTVKNGTVKAAISKVVGYKERKNTFAVNVKDFNGGSWREVNGKKRFLPSFSHKSGVRVFKRKGKKRLPIEAQSGASVPGMIASENVLEVLSDFVIKETEVRLEHEVGRILGGYR, encoded by the coding sequence ATGGTTGAAATATCAGAAAGAAATTTGAAAGAAGCAAAAGAGCTATTATCAGGAATAAAAAATGGAATGGAAAAAGCAACATCGAGAGCGATTAATCATACAACATCTAAAGCTAAAACGAAAATAAAAAGGCTTGTTAGCAAAGGATATTATATTAAACAATCAGATATAGATAAAACATTAAAAGTAAAAAAAGCGTCGTGGCATAATCCATTTTCAACAATAACTTCTCGCTCGGGAGTTTTAACTCTTGATAAATTTAGAGTTACAGTTAAAAATGGGACCGTTAAAGCGGCTATAAGTAAAGTTGTGGGATATAAGGAAAGGAAAAATACATTTGCAGTAAATGTAAAAGATTTTAATGGTGGATCATGGCGAGAAGTCAATGGAAAAAAAAGATTTTTGCCATCATTTTCTCATAAGAGTGGAGTTAGAGTTTTTAAAAGAAAAGGTAAAAAAAGGCTTCCGATTGAAGCTCAATCAGGGGCATCTGTTCCAGGAATGATAGCTTCAGAAAATGTACTGGAGGTATTAAGCGACTTTGTAATAAAAGAAACGGAAGTAAGACTAGAACATGAAGTTGGAAGAATTTTAGGAGGGTATAGATGA
- a CDS encoding phage tail sheath family protein produces the protein MGFEHGVTGRENPTSVIAASTSEMVAVYVGTAPVVMAKERNINNPVLCYSYDEAVEQIGYLKDFENYTLCEAIDSHFSKFGSGPIVLINVLNPEIHKADIESESIRKENNKFTIKRTGVIPETVRIAGQENLNFKFDDDGYLVIIGELSGDSITVSYSYLNPSSITNQDIIGGIDSSTGMEKGLECIENIFPKFRVIPNLILAPKFSSDSAVAAVMETKAKKINGHFQGLALVDIDTKTVKKYTDVPGIKESNNLASTFMLVAWPKVALGESQYHMSTQIACIIQTLAAENSGIPFKSPSNKSLKADSAILNDRTPVLLGVNKANYLNSNGIITPLNFIGGWKAWGNNTACFPAVTDPKDAFIASRLMFNFLNNTLVTTFWQKVDEATNQVLINTIVDSCNIWLNGLTNQGQILGGRIEFRAADNPTTSLIAGKITLRIYFTPALPAQEICFLKEIDVKYFENIAK, from the coding sequence ATGGGATTTGAGCATGGAGTAACAGGAAGAGAAAATCCTACAAGCGTTATAGCCGCATCAACATCTGAAATGGTAGCCGTGTATGTAGGAACAGCTCCAGTTGTTATGGCAAAAGAAAGAAATATAAATAATCCTGTTCTTTGTTATTCTTATGATGAAGCAGTAGAACAAATTGGGTATTTAAAAGACTTTGAAAATTATACATTATGTGAGGCAATAGATTCTCATTTTAGTAAATTTGGATCAGGACCAATTGTACTTATAAATGTTTTGAATCCTGAGATACATAAAGCTGATATAGAATCAGAAAGTATTAGAAAAGAAAATAATAAATTCACAATAAAAAGGACTGGTGTAATCCCAGAAACTGTAAGAATTGCGGGACAAGAAAATCTTAATTTTAAATTTGATGATGATGGATATCTTGTAATAATTGGAGAACTTTCTGGGGACTCTATCACTGTTAGTTATTCATATTTAAATCCTTCATCAATAACAAATCAAGATATTATAGGTGGGATTGACTCTAGTACAGGAATGGAAAAGGGATTAGAGTGTATTGAAAATATTTTTCCCAAATTTAGAGTTATCCCAAATTTAATATTGGCGCCAAAATTTTCAAGTGATTCAGCAGTTGCAGCAGTAATGGAAACAAAAGCTAAAAAAATAAATGGACATTTTCAAGGATTAGCTTTAGTAGATATTGATACAAAGACTGTAAAGAAGTATACAGATGTTCCTGGAATTAAAGAAAGTAATAATTTAGCATCGACATTTATGTTAGTAGCGTGGCCTAAAGTTGCATTAGGAGAATCACAGTATCATATGAGCACTCAAATAGCATGCATAATACAAACTTTAGCAGCTGAAAATAGTGGAATTCCTTTTAAATCTCCTTCTAATAAGTCATTAAAAGCCGATTCTGCTATTTTAAATGATAGAACTCCTGTTCTCCTTGGCGTAAATAAAGCTAATTATTTGAATAGCAATGGAATAATAACTCCTCTTAATTTTATTGGAGGATGGAAAGCATGGGGGAATAATACGGCATGTTTTCCAGCAGTAACAGATCCCAAAGATGCTTTTATAGCTTCTAGGTTAATGTTTAACTTTTTAAATAACACTCTCGTCACAACATTCTGGCAAAAAGTGGATGAAGCAACAAATCAGGTGTTAATCAATACAATAGTTGATAGTTGTAATATCTGGCTAAATGGTTTAACTAATCAAGGACAAATACTTGGTGGAAGAATAGAATTTAGAGCGGCTGATAATCCAACTACATCTCTTATCGCAGGAAAAATAACTCTTAGAATATATTTTACTCCTGCATTACCAGCTCAAGAAATTTGTTTCTTGAAGGAAATAGATGTTAAGTATTTTGAAAATATAGCAAAATAA
- a CDS encoding phage major tail tube protein, which produces MNIPEKVANFTCYLNGSNEIAGMVDATLPSIEHLTETISGAGIPGEIESITPGHTSPMSFSINFRSLVSKNISLIKPESYAFEIRGALQETDPATHKIEIKKLVISLRGYPKKIELGKLAVGKQTDTTGEFTCEYLKVEIDGKISTEIDKMNMVFNIDGKDMLAELRAALGK; this is translated from the coding sequence ATGAATATACCAGAAAAAGTAGCAAATTTTACATGCTATCTAAATGGATCAAATGAAATAGCTGGAATGGTAGATGCTACTCTACCTTCAATAGAACATTTAACAGAAACGATATCAGGGGCAGGGATACCCGGAGAAATTGAAAGTATTACTCCAGGGCATACAAGCCCGATGTCATTTTCTATTAATTTTAGAAGTTTAGTTAGTAAAAATATATCTTTAATAAAACCAGAATCATATGCTTTTGAAATAAGAGGGGCTTTACAAGAAACTGATCCAGCAACTCATAAAATAGAAATCAAAAAATTAGTTATTTCTTTAAGAGGATATCCTAAAAAAATAGAACTTGGAAAATTAGCTGTTGGAAAGCAGACTGATACAACTGGAGAATTTACATGTGAATATTTAAAAGTAGAAATTGATGGAAAAATAAGTACAGAAATAGACAAAATGAATATGGTTTTTAATATCGATGGAAAAGATATGTTAGCTGAATTAAGAGCAGCTTTAGGTAAATAA
- a CDS encoding phage tail assembly protein: protein MKLKKPIAIDGKEIDELKIEKEGFTASALIKAEKEFLVTGGVFPAGAMEDSRAYMLCVAAKILGYKTADLEDKLSGEDFITLTNVVKGFYGGMGGLNSLIQALLEK, encoded by the coding sequence ATGAAATTAAAAAAGCCAATAGCAATCGACGGAAAAGAAATAGATGAACTTAAAATTGAGAAAGAGGGCTTCACAGCATCAGCTCTTATAAAAGCTGAAAAAGAATTTTTAGTAACTGGAGGGGTTTTCCCCGCTGGAGCTATGGAGGATTCAAGAGCATATATGCTTTGCGTCGCTGCAAAAATACTAGGATATAAAACTGCGGATCTTGAAGATAAATTGTCTGGAGAAGATTTTATAACATTAACAAATGTGGTTAAGGGTTTTTACGGTGGTATGGGGGGGCTGAACAGTTTGATCCAGGCTCTCTTAGAAAAGTAG
- a CDS encoding phage tail tape measure protein — MKEQKLTFGIGANIKGNFTSSFSKASETMINLNSALNKINGIQKQNTTTLQKYMKTISSSSALLKPLKNELKSLSETMESSKSKMQQLEEKIKKGGRGSKSAAREYTKLKNEVHRLQNEYDKKLSNANKIESKIEKEREEVQKLTESYKKNAIALKKVEALKKVHSLANKSGEIGKNISSAGTKIAGAGAIGMGALTPSIYAAIKAESSFADVKKQFDFKDKDDENNFKKKLEDLVTEKKLAVSIPELYAAAAAAGQSGIGKDEAINYVEQGIKTGIAFDVGKDEASKSLFMLKNAFNLTFEKLSNLTDVINMLGNTTGANAADITDFVSRVGNIGTVAGFTTDQIAALGATLIEQGMTPEIAATGAEKLMGSMTKGFAASKSQQQAFNMLGLDSEYLAKSAQTDAEGTILKIFDRLGKLRADKQGAVITLLFGEEGKRGATGVLKNKDQLLSNLKNSKNKNLYSGSIQQEADIRGNTMENKLQVLKSILDIRMAKMGEILFPDLENLLKQFGNILESVEKFQKENPKLFSGLVKGVAYGSAALLGLGATAKIVSFGVGSLSKVFEVYGWLIEKEVALKGKTALLKLLATSKTVFVGLGTGLKTTALAVSGFLKTATIGLARFGVSLLANPITWYVAAIMAVVGAGYLLYKNFDLIKEKSKEAWAAIIQACQPVMDMWNTIKGKVAEVYVSWKDGAIDFKNSFKEALNGVFSWVTEKFQTLLNLKDKFLNFASNTWNSGKKIVKNIPGFADGGIVNNPTLAMIGEGNYSETIIPHNKNQRSLNLWEKTGKIIGAYDKNNNTVQHYNSPIQFTFAPTIHSNDSKSIEKEIEKQKDLAFREFEKMYERLIKEKQRRGYGR; from the coding sequence ATGAAAGAACAAAAACTCACATTTGGAATAGGTGCAAATATTAAAGGAAATTTTACTAGTAGTTTTTCTAAAGCATCCGAAACAATGATCAATTTAAATTCTGCTTTAAATAAAATAAATGGAATTCAAAAACAAAATACAACTACATTGCAAAAATATATGAAGACAATTAGTTCTTCTTCAGCTTTATTAAAACCGCTTAAAAATGAACTAAAATCATTATCCGAAACAATGGAAAGTTCAAAATCGAAGATGCAACAATTAGAAGAAAAAATTAAAAAAGGAGGCCGTGGCTCTAAATCAGCAGCAAGAGAATATACAAAATTAAAAAATGAAGTCCATAGATTGCAAAATGAATATGATAAAAAACTTTCAAATGCAAATAAAATTGAATCTAAAATTGAAAAAGAAAGAGAAGAGGTTCAAAAATTAACAGAAAGTTATAAAAAAAATGCAATAGCACTAAAGAAGGTTGAAGCACTTAAGAAAGTACACTCTTTAGCAAATAAGAGTGGAGAAATTGGGAAAAATATAAGTAGTGCAGGTACTAAAATTGCTGGAGCTGGAGCTATAGGAATGGGAGCTTTAACCCCTTCTATCTATGCAGCTATAAAAGCTGAATCTTCTTTTGCAGATGTAAAAAAACAATTTGATTTTAAAGATAAAGATGATGAAAATAACTTTAAAAAAAAATTAGAGGATCTTGTGACTGAAAAAAAGCTTGCTGTTAGTATTCCTGAACTATATGCAGCAGCAGCGGCAGCAGGACAAAGTGGAATAGGAAAAGACGAGGCAATAAATTATGTTGAGCAAGGAATAAAAACTGGTATAGCTTTTGATGTCGGAAAAGATGAGGCATCAAAATCATTATTTATGTTAAAAAATGCTTTTAATTTAACGTTTGAAAAACTTTCAAATCTGACAGATGTAATAAATATGCTAGGTAATACAACGGGTGCTAATGCAGCTGATATTACAGATTTTGTTAGCAGAGTTGGAAATATTGGTACTGTTGCAGGATTTACAACGGATCAAATAGCAGCCTTAGGAGCTACACTAATAGAGCAAGGAATGACTCCTGAAATAGCTGCAACGGGTGCTGAAAAATTAATGGGATCTATGACAAAGGGATTTGCTGCATCAAAATCACAACAACAAGCCTTCAATATGCTCGGATTAGATTCAGAATATTTAGCAAAGTCAGCACAAACAGATGCAGAAGGAACCATATTAAAAATATTTGATAGATTAGGAAAGCTTAGGGCAGATAAACAAGGAGCAGTAATTACATTACTTTTTGGTGAAGAAGGGAAGAGAGGAGCAACTGGAGTTCTTAAAAATAAAGATCAATTATTATCAAATCTTAAAAATTCAAAAAATAAAAATTTATATAGCGGAAGTATTCAACAAGAAGCGGATATTCGTGGAAATACAATGGAAAATAAACTACAAGTCTTAAAATCAATTTTAGATATCAGAATGGCTAAAATGGGAGAAATTTTATTTCCTGACTTAGAAAACTTGCTAAAACAATTTGGAAATATTTTAGAATCTGTTGAAAAATTTCAAAAAGAAAATCCAAAACTTTTTAGTGGGCTTGTAAAAGGAGTTGCATATGGTTCTGCGGCTCTATTAGGACTTGGAGCTACTGCTAAGATTGTAAGCTTCGGAGTAGGCTCTCTTTCGAAAGTATTCGAGGTTTATGGATGGTTAATTGAAAAAGAGGTAGCTTTAAAAGGTAAAACAGCATTACTAAAGTTATTAGCAACATCAAAAACAGTTTTTGTAGGATTAGGAACAGGTCTTAAAACAACTGCTTTAGCTGTAAGTGGGTTTTTAAAAACGGCAACAATAGGTCTTGCTAGATTTGGAGTTAGTTTATTAGCAAATCCGATAACATGGTATGTCGCGGCAATTATGGCTGTAGTTGGAGCTGGATATTTACTGTATAAAAATTTTGATTTGATAAAAGAAAAAAGTAAGGAAGCTTGGGCGGCTATCATTCAAGCTTGCCAACCAGTTATGGATATGTGGAACACAATAAAAGGGAAAGTTGCAGAAGTTTATGTATCATGGAAGGATGGAGCAATAGATTTTAAAAATTCCTTCAAAGAGGCTTTAAATGGAGTATTTTCATGGGTAACAGAAAAATTTCAAACTTTATTAAATTTAAAAGATAAATTTTTAAATTTTGCGAGTAATACATGGAATTCTGGAAAAAAAATAGTTAAAAATATTCCTGGATTTGCGGATGGGGGAATTGTAAATAACCCAACTTTAGCAATGATTGGAGAAGGAAATTATTCAGAAACTATAATTCCTCACAATAAAAACCAAAGAAGTTTAAATTTATGGGAAAAAACAGGAAAGATAATAGGGGCATATGATAAGAATAATAATACAGTTCAACATTATAATTCCCCAATTCAATTTACCTTTGCTCCTACAATTCATTCTAATGATTCGAAATCAATTGAAAAAGAAATTGAAAAACAAAAAGATCTTGCTTTCAGAGAATTTGAAAAAATGTATGAAAGACTTATAAAAGAAAAACAAAGGAGGGGGTATGGAAGATAA
- a CDS encoding tail protein X: MEDKYTTILGDTWDLIAYKVYGNSKAIKKIIASNERYAGTYVFEAGIVLSIPPAEEGGVIQNENIAPWRR; encoded by the coding sequence ATGGAAGATAAATATACAACAATTCTTGGCGATACATGGGATTTGATCGCTTATAAAGTCTATGGGAATAGTAAAGCGATTAAGAAAATAATAGCCTCAAATGAAAGATATGCAGGAACATATGTATTCGAAGCTGGAATAGTTTTATCGATTCCTCCAGCCGAAGAAGGAGGAGTGATACAAAATGAAAATATTGCCCCTTGGAGAAGATGA
- a CDS encoding phage late control D family protein has protein sequence MKILPLGEDDIARRGSLVILYEGKDISKDIADSIINCVYRDSINEFDTIDLTLEDKKGLWMGCWFPQRGDKIQIKYKLTNWEEKGIVEHNLGTFYIDNIDYSGPPSIVSLKGISVDIVSNIMDEKKCRSWEDVTIKKIAEDIAKNSNLKLITDFKFNRIYKRVEQKLESDYTLLKRLCREAGITVKLYSDKLILFEESLYEAKNPCFKFSNKIENYSFSMDDADTYSGCKISYYDYVLDKKIEHTFYTKQRPGYKKNTQRLLFMNYDASVPGKTQQEKKEYLLKIAQRELREKNKTGITCSLTIIGTVQQLSASDIVEIDAFGRFNGKYIITEITTDYSDYSHSVNLRKCLEGY, from the coding sequence ATGAAAATATTGCCCCTTGGAGAAGATGATATTGCTAGAAGAGGAAGTTTAGTCATTTTATACGAAGGGAAAGATATAAGCAAAGATATTGCTGATTCTATAATCAATTGTGTATATAGAGATTCTATAAATGAATTCGATACAATAGATTTAACATTAGAAGATAAAAAAGGCTTGTGGATGGGCTGCTGGTTCCCTCAGCGAGGGGATAAAATTCAAATAAAATATAAATTAACCAATTGGGAAGAAAAGGGCATTGTAGAGCATAATTTAGGAACATTTTATATAGATAATATAGATTATTCTGGGCCACCATCAATAGTTAGCTTAAAAGGAATATCAGTTGATATTGTTTCTAATATAATGGATGAAAAAAAATGTAGAAGTTGGGAAGATGTAACAATAAAAAAAATAGCAGAAGATATAGCCAAAAATAGCAATTTAAAACTAATAACAGATTTTAAATTTAACAGAATCTATAAAAGAGTAGAACAAAAATTAGAAAGTGACTATACGCTGCTTAAAAGATTATGCCGAGAAGCAGGGATTACTGTAAAGTTATACAGTGATAAATTAATTTTATTTGAAGAATCGCTCTATGAAGCTAAAAATCCTTGCTTTAAATTTTCAAATAAAATAGAAAATTATTCCTTTAGTATGGATGATGCGGATACATATAGTGGATGCAAAATCTCCTATTATGATTATGTTTTAGATAAAAAAATAGAACATACATTCTACACAAAACAACGACCAGGTTATAAGAAAAATACTCAAAGACTTTTATTTATGAATTATGATGCTTCTGTTCCAGGAAAAACTCAACAAGAAAAAAAAGAATATTTACTTAAAATTGCACAAAGAGAACTAAGAGAAAAAAATAAAACAGGTATCACATGTTCTTTAACCATCATCGGCACCGTTCAACAGTTGAGTGCTAGCGATATTGTCGAGATAGATGCATTTGGCAGATTCAATGGGAAATATATAATAACAGAAATTACAACTGATTATTCGGATTATTCTCATTCTGTAAATCTCAGAAAATGCTTGGAGGGATATTAA
- a CDS encoding phage baseplate assembly protein V, whose translation MWRVGKVSVVNYEKATVRCVFPDINEQSGELIVLQGRTIGTMDYSMPAIGEVGPVLLDKNGNGFYLGSGYSKAFKKPKEGKENKEIKKFKDGSIIEFDADNSTFKIYSKNKIIFESENEILLKSSLIKIEGPQENTSTITAKGIVKSIEDVITKGISLVKHIHKGVKSGSDKTGGAE comes from the coding sequence ATGTGGAGAGTCGGTAAAGTTTCAGTTGTAAATTACGAAAAGGCAACAGTTCGTTGTGTTTTTCCAGATATAAATGAACAAAGTGGAGAATTAATAGTTCTTCAAGGAAGAACTATTGGAACTATGGATTATTCTATGCCAGCAATTGGAGAAGTTGGCCCTGTTTTACTAGATAAAAATGGAAATGGTTTTTATCTTGGAAGTGGTTATAGTAAAGCTTTTAAAAAGCCAAAAGAAGGTAAAGAAAATAAAGAAATAAAAAAATTTAAAGATGGAAGTATTATTGAGTTTGATGCTGACAATTCTACTTTTAAAATTTATAGTAAAAATAAAATTATTTTTGAATCTGAAAATGAAATCTTATTAAAATCATCTTTGATAAAAATAGAAGGCCCTCAAGAAAATACGAGCACTATAACTGCTAAAGGGATAGTAAAATCAATTGAAGATGTTATTACAAAAGGAATTTCTTTAGTAAAACACATTCATAAAGGGGTGAAAAGTGGATCAGATAAAACAGGAGGTGCTGAATAA
- a CDS encoding phage tail protein yields MLVGSLGKIIFVVSSHYIKTIDELKFENSVTYAEHQILKRKPKLEFLNENLKTASFNIQLKAIYNVNPLAAAKELNDYMVNGTVVRFIMGIENKGKFVITSLKENHKHFSQFGTVSAIDLEVNIKEYH; encoded by the coding sequence ATGCTTGTTGGTAGTTTGGGTAAAATTATTTTTGTAGTTAGTTCTCATTATATTAAAACAATAGATGAGTTAAAATTTGAAAATAGTGTTACTTATGCTGAACATCAAATTTTAAAACGTAAACCAAAATTAGAATTTTTAAATGAAAACTTAAAAACTGCTTCTTTTAATATTCAGTTAAAAGCAATTTACAACGTTAACCCTTTAGCAGCTGCTAAAGAATTAAATGATTATATGGTAAATGGGACTGTTGTTAGATTTATAATGGGTATTGAAAATAAAGGAAAATTTGTTATTACAAGTTTAAAAGAAAATCATAAGCATTTCTCACAATTTGGAACAGTTAGTGCAATTGATTTAGAAGTTAATATAAAGGAGTATCACTAA
- a CDS encoding GPW/gp25 family protein, protein MEIIYDSSKLKDYKIKKTISDEIIQNIENILSRIKGNIPLNREKGIDTALIDEPLNLIQPYLISILIDEIEREEPRFKVNKICFDTDFSSQGKLIIKVKGEISHE, encoded by the coding sequence ATGGAAATAATATATGATAGTTCCAAATTAAAGGATTATAAAATAAAAAAAACTATTTCTGATGAAATTATACAAAATATAGAAAATATTTTATCGAGGATAAAAGGAAACATTCCTCTTAATAGAGAAAAAGGGATAGACACTGCATTAATAGATGAACCTTTAAATCTTATTCAACCATATCTAATTTCTATATTGATAGATGAAATAGAAAGAGAAGAACCTAGATTCAAAGTTAATAAAATTTGTTTTGATACCGATTTTTCTTCTCAAGGTAAATTAATAATAAAAGTGAAAGGAGAAATCTCACATGAATAA